Genomic segment of Hydrogenobacter sp.:
CTGAGGCTTTACGTATTTTGAAAGGTACTCCTCTTCTTGAGGAGTATCCGCTTTTGCAATTATATAAAGTTTTTTCCCGAGCCTCTTAGCTATTTCAATAGCTTCCGCAACTCCCTTCTCAAATACAGCTCTTCCTACAAAAACTAAGAAATTCTCCTTTTTCTCTTCGTATGGGAAGATGCTTACATCTATACCGTTATATACAGTTGCTATATAATTGGCAAAGGGTAGTGGTTTTCTTTGGTCATTCGATATAGATACAATGGGTGCGTGTGCGAGATGAGGAAACTTTCTGTACATTTTTTTAAAACCTTCCAGTAAGGAATGTACGGTAAATATTACCGGCTTTTTGAAAAGGGGGAGTGAGAAAAACCACTGAGGATTGTGGGGATAAAAGTGAATGTGTATAATATCAAAATCCTCCTGTTTTGATAATACATGGCATGATTCCAAATACTCGTAATAAGCTATTTTTTCTTCATCCCTCCAGCCTAAGGGAGGACAGATGGGCATAATTTGGCAGTCCACATGTGAATCCCCAGTAGCAAAAAGAACACAATCTATCCCCCTTTCCCTTAACCCTTTCAACAAATTGTAAACTACAAGTTCTGTACCGCCGTACTTTTCGGGTGGTATCCTGTAAATTAAAGGACCTACCTGTGCTACCTTCATGCCATAAAAAGCACTTTTGGTAGCTACTACTATTATATTATAACAAAAGTAGTGTATAATGTTGACATGGTAATAAGAGGAAAGGTTTGGAAGTTTGGAGATAACGTGGATACTGATCAGATAATACCCGCAAGGTATTTAAATACTTCTGACCCTAACGAACTTGCTCAACACGTGATGGAAGATTCAGAACACCCAAATTTTGCCAAAGAACACGCAAAAGGTGACATAATCGTTGCTGGGAAAAATTTCGGTTCAGGATCTTCAAGGGAACACGCTCCCATAGCTATAAAGTATGCTGGTGTACCAGTGGTTATAGCCAAGTCCTTTGCAAGGATATTTTTCAGAAACGCCATAAACATAGGGCTTCCCATAGTGGAAGCGCCTCAAGCTGTGGATGAAATAAATCACGGTGATGAGGTAGAAGTTGACCTTGAGAAGGGTACACTCAAGAATCTTACCACGGGAAAAGAGTATGAAGCTACCAAATTTCCACATGAACTCCAAGCTATACTCAAAGCTGGTGGACTTATGGAGTATGCAAAACAAAAGCTCAAGGGTAATGCTTAAGGACAGGCTAAAAAGTCTGATACTTATAAGATCCCTCAAGATAGCCGATGAGCCTATCTTTAAGCTGTCCTCGGGAAAGCAGAGCAGGTATTATGTAGATCTAAAACAGATAACTCTTGATCCCGAAGGCGCATATCTTGTGGGCAAGCTAATGTACGAAGCTATAAAGCCATTAAGCCCTGATGGTGCTGGAGGAATGACGCTCGGTGCGGATCCCATAGCTTACTCCGTAGCCTTCGTTTCTTACATGGACGGTAATCCCATCAAACCCTTTGTGGTCAGAAAGGAGAAGAAAGGTCACGGACTTGGAAGGCAGGTGGAGGGGCTGTTAAAACCTGGAGAAAAGGTGGTAGTTCTTGAAGATGTGGTAACTACCGCAAACTCATCTTTAAAGGCTGTAAAAGCCTGTAGGGAGGAGGGACTTGAAGTACTTGGAGTTTTTGCTATCGTGGACAGAGAGGAAGGAGGGAAAGAGAACGTAAACAGGGAAGGACTGGAGCTTTATTCCCTCTTTAAACTCTCAGAACTTTTGTGAAATGACTGGTGATGTGTGGTTAAATTCCATCCTTTTGCTTTTTGGTACTTCCATAGGCAGTTTATTGGCTCTTACTTTTAAGAAAACACCGTTAAGCATTAATCTAAATCTCTCCTTTGCAGGCGGTGTTATGGTAGTAGCAAGTTTTACAAGTCTTATAATTCCCGGCATACAAAAAGGGGGCTTCTGGCAGACATCCTTAGGTATTCTTATTGGCTTTTTTCTGATAGGACTGATTGAGTATCTGTTTCCCCACGAGCATATACTCAAGGGTTCAGAAGGTGTTATAAAAAGTGAGAAGATCAAGAAACTCTTTCTTATAGTTGCGGGCGTAGTCATACATAACATACCAGAAGGATTTGGAGTAGGTGTGTCTTCTGCATACTCTATTGAAAAAGGTAGCGCAACAGCTTTAGCAATAGCCATTCAGGATATACCTGAAGGTCTCATAGTAACTCTGGCTCTTATGGTAGCAAACAGGGGAGTAGTAACTCCTTTAGCGGCAGGTATTTTCAGTGGGATCATTGAAGCTTTCTTTTCACTTTTAGGTTTTTACACCTTTGAAGCCTTTAGGGGATTTCTCGCTTTGGGTTTAGGGATAGGTGGAGGTGCCATGATATACGTAACTGTAAAGGAGGTATTCCCGGAGGTATATTCGGAAGGCTCTCATACACTATCAACCGTAGGATTTCTTATAGGATTTTTGTTGATGCTCTTTCTTGACACAACTATATAATAATAAAGTGTGAAGGTCCTTCTGGTGGAGGATGACAAACTGTTGGGGGAGTCACTAAAAGCATATTTGGAAGAATGGGGACTACAGGTAGATTATGTATGTGATCCGAGGGAAGTTCCTGATCTTTTGGTGACATCCATTTACGATGTGATAATCATGGATCTTGTGATGCCCCATTTGCCCGGGGAGAGACTACTTTACGAGATAAGACAAAAGGACAGGAACACACCTATACTGGTGCTTACCGCAAAAAGCAGGCTGGATGATAAAGAAAGGTGCTTTAGCACCGGTGCTGATGACTATATGACGAAACCTTTTGAACCTAAGGAACTTCTCTTAAGACTAAAGGCTTTATACAGAAGGAAGATCCGTGATATGATAGTAAAAATAGGCGACGTGGAGGTGGATTTTGATAAGGAGAAGGTCTCCGTCTGTGGAAAACCCTTAAATCTCACAAAAAAGGACTGGATGCTTTTCAAATATCTTGTGGAAAATAGGGGTAGGTTTGTCTCTTCGGAGGAGCTACTCAACTACGTGTGGGGAGATAAACCCGTAGGGGACGAGGTGGTCAGGGCACACGTAAAAAATTTGAGGAAGGTATTACCCGAAGGCTTCATAATATCCATGAAAGGAAGAGGATACAAGGTTGAGGCTTAGAAGCCTTAAACTCCTCGCATACTTTTTCCTGACTCTATTCATCTCTTTGATCGTTACAAACACCCTTATATTTTACTATCTGAAGAACTTGGCGGATGACATCCTTTATCAGCAAGCATACACACAGTATATTGCATACATTATCTCAAACGGAGCTTACAAAGGTGATCAAAACTTCACCATAAGCGAGGAATATACGGATAAATACTTAAGCTACGTTTTCAGAAATCCCTCATCTCCGGAAAGGTTCATTTATGTGAAAGTTAAACCCGATTATGCAAGAAAGTTTATGAGGGATCCTTTTAAGGTGATCCTTATGTCTCAATTTGTGACAGTCTTTCTCGTATTGCTCGTGTATCAGCTCATCATTGAGGATTCCCTAAATAAGATAGAAAAACAGGAGGAGTGGACAAAAAGTCTTGTAGCATCCGTCGCTCACAAATTCGGAAACTTCCTCTCGATACAGAAAGTGAATCTGGCTCTTTTGAAAGTGAGGGTGAAAGATGAGGATATACTTAAAAGGCTTGAAAGAAGCCTATCGAGGGTTGAAAAGGATATGAACCTTATACTTCACGTTCTTAGGGAAGAAAGACAGATGAAAATGGAATGGCTCCGGGTTGACAACATAATTCTTGAAACCCTTAAAGAGTTTGAGGAAGAGCTTTCAAATAAAAGACTCTTCCTTGGACTGAAAGAAGTATACATTTACGGAGATGAAAGTGACATACGGGACATATTTTACAACATAATAAGCAACGGTGTTAGGTACTCTAAAAGTTTTTTCCATATAAAGGTGTGTAAGGCTAATGAAGGTGTCAACTTTGTATTCAGAAACGATATAGGCTTCAACGAAAGAAAGGGTCTGGGTGTAGGTAGCATATTACTTGAACAGATAGTCAAAAGGCAGGGAGGTACAATACGCATAAGTATCAAAAACCATTATGCTGTTTTACTAAAACTCAAGGGTAGGTAAGCTCACCTGCAGGAAAACCTCTCTCTGAGCTTTTCTTCCACATAGATATGTACAAGACCCTTCAGATCTCCACAGTAAGAAGCTATGTCCCTCACTATGGTAGAACTTATATGTATATAGTCTTGCGAGGGCATCATAAAAACCGTTTCCACTTTGGCGAGCTTATAGTTATTCATAGCGATTTGAAGCTCATATTCAAAGTCTGTAAAGAGTCTTACACCTCTGACTATCACTTTTATACCTTCACGAGCCATAAAATCAACCAAAAGCCCATCAAAACCCTTTACCTCCACCTTATCACCTAAACACTCCACCATCCTTCTGAACATGTCCATCCTCTCTTCCATACTGAACAGCAGATGTCTTCTTGGATTCTTTGCGATAGCTACAACTACGCTATCAAATATCTCACAGCTTCTTTTTACTATATCTAAGTGCCCCAGATGTGGAGGGTCAAAAGTTCCGGGATACACCACTTTAATCATCTTTCTTCCTCCATATAGACAGTACAGTATCTCCGTAAACTTTACTTTTATCCGAGTTAAGTTTCACCCTTTTACTATGCTCTAATATAAAAAATCCACCTTTATTGAGAATTTTTATAGCAAGATCTATGAGTTTTTGATAGTTCTCATAGTTATAAGGTGGATCTGCAAATACAATATCAGCTGTTCCATCAAAGCTCATCAAAAACTTCAATGTATCAGATATTACTACTTTTCCTTTAGTTTTTTTCTCAATCTCTTTCGCAAGTTTTGGATTTTTCTCTACGAAGATCACCTTTGCCCCTCTCTCTTCAGCCATAAATCCCATCTGTCCTGTACCTGCAAATAGATCTATAAATAAAGTATCTTCTATATCTCCTAATATGTTAAATACAGCCTGTTTGACTAAAGAAGAAGTAGGTCTAATTTCACTTTTTCTTCTTGCTTTTTCCATAAAAAGTATTATAATTTAATTTTCTGTTGTAAAGGAGGTGTTTTATTATGAGGCTTTTTGCCCTGCTGAAAAACCTTGACCAGGAGGAGAGAAAATGGCAAAGACCCTCGGACTGCATATCTTAGCAGACCTGTACGGTGTTAATCCCGACCTCATTGACAAGGTCGAGGATGTCAGGCACTTACTTGAAAGTGCCGTCAAAGTCGCAGGTCTTACCAAGATCTCATCCCACTACTATCAGTTCCACCCTCATGGAGCCACAGGTGTTGTTTTACTTGCTGAAAGCCACATATCCATCCACACGTGGCCGGAGCATGGGCTTGCCACAGTTGACGTTTATACGTGCGGTGATCCCACAAAGGCGTACAAGTCTATGGATTACATTGTCTCATCGCTTGAACCTACGAGGGTGGACAAACAGGTTTTTGAGAGAGGGCTGGTGGGTGAGTCCGAGGATTTGGAGTTCCGAAGTACCTTGCTTAAAGTTTAACTTTTAAGAATTTTTTAAGGTAAGAGGAGTGCTACTCAAAGCGTAGTAGCCAATAGATGGCTCGTAGAGTACCCTTTGCATAGACAATTATTACATCGGGTTTGGGCTATCATCCGATCTTTATGTGTCAGAAAAAAATATTTCTGAGGGATTATAATATGATGTAAAGTAAAAATTAGGTAGGAGGAGAGAAATGAAAAAAGCCTTGCTCAGTATTGGTGTTTTCACACTCGCAGTTTATGCTGAGGAAAGCAATACGAAGACAACACAGAGGCAGATCCCCGTAGTCAAGTGTGCAGAACCTGTATACTCCGTTATGGTGATGGAGTTTGATTGTAAGGCAAACGCTTGTCAGGATGTGAATCCGGGAACGCCAAAATTAGCTTATCTTTATGAGGTTCTATCAGGAAGCGGTGGAGTGAGAGGTTTTGGTAAAGGGCTCTCTACCATGCTCACAAACGCACTTAAGGCTACTAACTGTTTTAAGATAGTGGATTTGGAACAGTATGAGAAGATGAAGAAACTTCTTGAAGCTACGGGTCAACAGGTAAAGCCTCCAAAGGTGGATTATACTATACTTGGTTCCGTAACAGCCCTTGAGCTTGAAAGGAGCGGTGGAGCGCTCGGAGGTGGACTAATACCCATTTTGGGAGCTATAAATGTAAAGAAAGACATAGCAAAATTAGGTGTTGATATAAACGTTATGAAACCTGAAACACTTGAAATAGCTTTCTCCAATTCCTTTGATGCAACTTCGGAAAAGTCCTCATGGGGACTGTTTGGTGCAGGATGGGGAGGAGGTGGTGCGGCAGGCGGTGGATGGAGCGTTAGTAAAAATCTATCTTTGGATATGGTTGCGAGGGATGTAGTGGTACAAATAGCCAATTCCATAGCGGAAAAACTCGTACCAGACAAAATAGTAGAAAGACCCGCCCCTCCTAAAAAAGACAACAAGGAACAAGAGGCACAACCGGGTAACTAAAATAGTTCACCGTACCTTCTTATAAACTTACTTTTTAGTATGTGAGCAAGCAGAAGGTAGCCAAGGATGGCTGGGAAAAGTACTATCCAGAAATAAAAGTGTGGTAAAGGTTTCATTCCGAGTTTTTCTCCAAAAGGAGTGAAGGGTACTAAGGTACCTACAAATAGAGCGGTTGCGGTTAGAAAAACTAAAGCTAATCCTGGCAAACTGCCTAAGAAGGGTAACCCTCTGCTCCTGAGCATATACACCACCATGGTTTGTGTCCAAAGACTTTCAACAAACCATCCTGTCTGGAAAAGTGAGGTAAACTCGTTCCTTAATGGTGGATAAAGATGGTAGTATGATCCGCCTAAAACTACCGGACAAACTACAAAAAACATCATAAGGTAGGTGATGATGTCAAAAATTGAGCTTGCAGGTCCAAACCACAACATGAAATGCTTTATCTTGTGTGCGTTCCATTTTTTCGGATTTTCAACATACTCTCTGTCCACCCTATCAAAGGGCATGGATGTCATGGAAAGATCGTAAGTTAAGTTGAGAAAGAGAAGTTGAAGAGGAGCCATAGGTAGAAAGGGTATAAAGGCACTGGCAACAAGTACTGAAAATACGTTACCGAAGTTTGAGCTTGCGGTGATGGCTATATATTTAACTATGTTGGCAAAAGTTTTCCTTCCTTCCACGACGCCATCTTTCAATACCATGAGGTTCTTTTCCAAAAGGATTATGTCCGCAGATTCTTTTGCGATATCAACAGCATTATCTACTGATATGGCTACGTCCGCTTCCCTCATAGCGGGAGCATCGTTTATACCGTCTCCAAGAAACCCAACAACATGACCTTTCCTCTTGAGAACTTTTATTATCCTTGCCTTTTGCATTGGTGTCAGCTTGGCAAAGATGGTGGTACTATCTGAGGCTTTCATAAGCTCTTCATCACTCATCAGCTCTATCTGTTCACCAAGAAGAACATCCTTTACCTTTATACCCACTTCTTTGCATATTTTTTTAGTCACCACATGATTATCACCTGTCAATATTTTGATCTCTATACCGTGCGATCTGAGGGCCTGTACTGCGTATGGAGCTGTTTCTTTTGGTGGGTCTAAAAAAGCCAGAAAACCCATAAGCACCATATCGCTCTCATCTTTGACTCCAAAAACGCCTTCAGGTGGGACGTCATTCTTTTGAGCGACTGCAAGTACCCTCATACCATCTTCATTTAATTTTTCTACCATCTGAAAAACTTCCGTCTTTATTTCATCCGTAAGCGGGATAACACGTCCTTCGTACTCAACAAATCTGCACACAGACACAACCTCTTCTACCGCACCTTTTGTAATTAGTTGCCTCTTTTTACCTCCTCTAACTATACTTTCCAAAACTACAGACATTCTCCTTCTCACAAAATCAAAGGGTATCTCGTCCACCTTTCTGTATATTCTCTCTAAAACACCCTCTTCCATGCCTTTCTCTTTGCCATATTCCAAAATGGCTATATCAAGCAGATTTCTTAAGCCTGTCTGGTAATAGCTGTTTAAAAAGGCATGTCTGAGTATTCTATCGTCCTCGTTTCCATGTATATCCATATGCTTTACGAGGATCACCTTGTTGAGAGTCAAAGTACCGGTTTTATCGGTACAGAGTATATCCATTGCTCCAAGATTCTGTATGGAGTCAAGCTTTTTAACTATAGTTTTGCGTTTTGCCATAGCAACTGCACCTTTTGCAAGATTAGCGGTCACTATCATAGGAAGCATTTCAGGTGTTATACCAACTGCGACTGCAAGAGCAAACAAGAGAGCGTCAAACCAACTCCCCTTTGTCAAACCGTTTATAAAAAAGACTAAAGGGAATATAATGACTATAAACTTTATCAGGAGTTTGCTGACTTCATTTACACCTCTTTCAAAGCTCGTCACTACCCTATGCCCAACCAGGCTCTCAGCCATAGAACCCAGATAAGTGTTTTCTCCTGTTGCTATGACCACACCCACACCCGAACCGCTCACAACGCTTGTCCCCATAAAACATATATTTTCAAGATCCAGTAAAGTGAGCTTCTCCGAAAGTCTTTTTTCTTCTTTAAGTTGGGCATACTTTTCAACAGGTTCAGATTCTCCAGTAAGAACCGCCTGATTTATAAAGAGATCCTTTGAACGAAGAACTCTCAGGTCTGCAGGCACGAGATCGCCTGCTGAAAGATACACCACATCTCCCGGAACTAACTCCTTTATATCAACCTCAACACTACCTATATCTTTCCTTTTGACGAGTGCGGTGGTGTGAACCATAGCTTTTAGCTTTTGAGCCTCAATTTTAGAGTTATACTCCTGCAGAAAACGGAGAATACCGCTCACGCAGACCATTATGCTTATGATGATTATGGTGCTCCAGTCCCTCTCGTCCGGGGGTGCGAAAACTACATCCGTGATATAAGAAACGATCCCAAGAAATACAAGAATACCTATAAAGGGATTTATAAATGCTCTTGCCAACTCCATGTACCATGGTTGAGGCTTTTCGTGGACTACTTCGTTAGTACCAAAAACCTCAAGCCTTCTTTTGGCTTCCTCAGATGATAGTCCATCTGTTGAACTTCCTAAGGCATCAAGTACTTCCATCGGACTCTTCTTAGAAAAGTCAATAAGCTTTTCAAGGATTTCCGTACGAATTTTCTTCATCAGGGACAGTATTATATTTCTACATTTTTTAAAGTTCCTTAAATGTACATTCAAACTTTATAAAAACTTCATGTATAATTTTTTTCCGAGAGTTTTATGGATAAAACCCTCTGGTTTCATACAGCCAGCGTAGGAGAGTTCAACACGATAAAACCTATTCTGAGGGAGCTGGTAAATGGCTATCGCATAGTTCTGACTTACTTCTCACCCAGAGCCAGAGATTATCTTCAAAAACAATCGGTTTACTACCACCTTTTGGAAAGATTGCCTTTGGACACGCCTCTTACGGTAGCACTTTTTGAAAGACGCATAAGACCACACATACTCTTCATAGTGGAAAGGGAATTTTGGCCTTCCTTGCTTTTATTTACCAGAGTCAGAAAGGTTCTGCTAAACGCTTACGCAAAGGGAGGTATCTATGAAAGGTTGATGAGCAAAAGGTTTGATTTGATAATTGCCAGAAGTGAAATGGATAGAGAGAGGTTTGAGTCTTACAGATGTAGGAAGGTTATAACTTGCGGTAATTTAAAATTCCTTTTTGAAAAGAGGGAAGCAAAGGAGTTAAACATAGAAAAGGGGGACTTTAGGTTTTTTGTTGCAGGAAGTACCCATAGAGGTGAGGATGAGATCCTACTCAGAGCTTTCAGAAAACTGAAAAGTTACTTTCCAAAGATAAAGCTTTTGATAGCTCCACGCCATATATCAAGAGCAAAGGAGATCCAGCAAATGGCAAGTGGCTTGAGGTGTTCGTTGAGAAGTTATCAAGGAAAGGATTGGGATATCCTAATTATTGATACACTCGGAGAACTCTTTGACATGTATGCCCTTGCTGATGTAGCTTTTGTTGGGGGAACCTTACTACCAGTGGGAGGACATAACCTCTTGGAACCAGCATATCACGGCAAACCCGTACTTTTTGGACCTTTTACCGAAAAGGTTAGAGACATGGCAGAATACCTCCTTCAGAAAGGTGCAGGCTTTCTGGTTAGGAATGAGAATGATATTTTCATAGTTGTAAAAGAGCTTCTCACCGGAAAAAGAAGATTTAATAAGACGAATATAAATGAGGAATCAGAAAGGATAAGGTCTTGCTACCTTGATAGCATAAGAAACGTGCTATAATGTTGAATGGGATGAAGAACCTTTATCTGAACTTGTTTGCGCTTTTACTCTTAGTTGTACTTTCAGTTGGTATAACCCTTTTCAAGCCAGTCAATTTAGGGTTAGACCTTAGAGGTGGTATATCTATGTTACTTGAGCCTGACATGGATTACGCTCTAAGTCAAGAATATGAGAGGTACGCAAAGGATGTGGAAAAAAAATTAAGGGAAGCGGGTATAAATATCTTAGATGTGACATCGGGAAAGGACGGTATAAAAGTAGAGATCCTTGACGAAAGGGACTTTGATAGGGTATCTCAGATAGTGAGTAAGGACTTTCCTAGATTTGAAAGTGTCAAAACCCAAAAAGGTAAAATCCTCTTAAAACTAAAAGATAGGGAGGTAAGTCAATTAAAAGATAACGTAACAGGTCAGATAGTTGAGGTATTAAGAAAAAGGATAGACGAGCTGGGTGTGGTTCAACCTATCATAACCAAGGTAAGCGGTGATAGGGTGCTTGTAGAACTTCCAGGTGTCTTGGATATAGATAAGGCAAGATCCATAATTGGAAGAACCGCACTTCTTGAACTGAAGCTAGTAGTGGACAGTGGTCCAAAAGAGACACTTGAGCAGAAGCTGAGTAAAGATACGGAACTTCTGCCTTCAAGAAATCCTCAGGAGTGGTTTCTTGTGGAGAAAACGCCTGTCATCACAGGTGCGGACCTAAAAACAGCATATACGAGCAGTGATGAATTTGGCGCTCCAGCTGTAACCTTTGAGTTGACAGACAGAGGAGCAAAGACTTTTGGAGATGCAACAGAAAAGAACATAGGGAGAAGGCTTGCCATAGTACTTGATAAAAAGGTCATGTCGGCTCCAGTAATAAGAAGCAGAATAACAGACAGGGGACAAATAACCGGACAGTTCACACCAGAAGAGGCAAAAGAACTCGCCATAGTCCTGAGAGCGGGTGCATTACCTACTAACGTAAAATTCCTTCAAGAAACAGTGGTAGGTCCATCCTTAGGAAGGGATGCTATACAGCAGAGCATTAGAGCAGGCATGGTAGGTTTTTTGCTTCTTGTTGCTCTACTTTTGGGAAGATATAAGATGGCAGGTGTTACAGCCAATCTTTCTATACTTCTCAACGCTCTATTTTTGTGGGCTGGTTTAGTACTTTTGGGTGCTACTCTCACCCTTCCTGGCATAGCAGGTATACTTCTGAATATGGGTATAGCGGTTGACTCTAACGTGTTAATTTTTGAAAGGGTAAAAGAAGAGCTAAGATCCGGAAGCACAGCAAGGAAGGCTGTTGAGCTTGGTTACAGAAGATCTCTTAGCGTTGTATGGGATACGCACATAACCCTTCTTATCGCTGCACTTATACTCTTTCAGTTCGGAAGCGGACCAGTGAAGGGTTTTGCGACAACTCTGACCATAGGTAGTATAGCTTCCTTTATATCAAACGTTTACTTTGCCAAGTTCTTCCTTGACTTACTTACCAAATTCAGGATACTGAAGATATGAATCGGGGTACGCACCAACTCAGGTTATAATAAATTCTCCATGCTCAAAAGGACCAAGTATTGCGGGCAGGTTTCTGAAGAAGATCTCGGGAAAGAAGTGATTTTATGCGGATGGGTACACAGGGTTAGAAATCATGGAGGGGTAGTTTTCATAGATCTGAGGGATAGAGAAGGCATAGTGCAGGTGGTTGCTGAGGAGAAAACACATCCTGAAGCTTATGAAGTTGCGGATTCCTTAAGGTCCGAGTATGTGGTGGCTATAAAAGGAGTTGTCAGAAAAAGACCTCCAGGTACGGAAAATCCTAAACTCAAAACAGGGTATTACGAAGTTTTTGCACACCGTATAGAGGTACTAAACACATCTGACCCTCTACCTTTCCCAGTTGACGAAGATACTCCCGTATCTGAAGAGTTGAAGCTAAAACACAGATATCTTGATCTCAGACGGGAGAGTATGAAGGAAAATATCCTCTTCAGACACAGGGCTTACCAGTTAACGAGGCATATTTTCATAAAACACGGTTTTGTGGAGATAGAGACGCCTTTCCTCACAAAGTCCACACCTGAAGGAGCCAGAGACTTTTTGGTACCTTCAAGACTTCACCCTGGAAAGTTTTACGCCTTACCTCAGTCGCCTCAACTTTTCAAACAGATCCTTATGATTGCAGGCTTTGACAGGTACTTTCAGATAGTTAAGTGTCTCCGAGATGAAGATCTCAGAGCCGATCGCCAACCAGAGTTCACACAGATTGATTTTGAAATGTCTTTTGTTGAAGAAGAGGAGATTATGTCTTTCAGTGAAGAGCTTGTGTGTACTTTGTTTAAGGAGCTTCTGGGAATAGAACTTAAAAGACCCTTTGATAGACTCTCCTATGGTGATGCTATGGAAAACTATGGTAGTGATAAACCTGACAGGAGATTCGGACTTAAGCTTGTGGATCTAACGGACGTTTTTAAAAATACGAGCCTTAAGGTCTTTAAGGATGCTATAGAAAATGGGGGGGTTGTAAAGGCTATAAACTTCAAAAGCTCCTATCTTTCAAGGAAGGAGATAGATGAACTTACTCAATTTGTACAAACACTTGGGGCTAAGGGACTCGCATGGATAAAGGTAGAAAATGGTAAACTCAATTCCCCAATAGTCAAGTTTCTTGGCGATGAGGAACTGACCTTGCTTGTGAAAAAAACTGATGCTGAAGAGGGAGATACTCTCTTTTTCTCAGCGGACGCAAGAGAAACTGTTTATAAAATCCTCGGAAACCTGAGACTCTACATAAGCAAAAAATACGAGCTTGTAAAGGATAACACTTTTGATGTACTGTGGGTTGTAGATTTTCCCCTTATGGAGTGGGATGTTGAGGAGGGAAGATTTGTATCGCTACATCATCCCTTTACATCACCAAAAGAAGAAGACATACCGCTACTTGAGAAAGCTCTAAAGACCAGTGATGTTGATGAGAAGAAAAGGCTCGTTCACAGTGTGAGAGCGAGAGCCTACGATCTTGTTATAAACGGTTACGAAGTTGGAGGAGGTTCTATACGTATTCACAGGAGGGACATTCAGGAGATAGTATTTAAACTGCTCGGTATATCGGAAGTTGAGGCTGAAGAAAAGTTCGGTTTTCTCCTCAGAGCTTTACGTTACGGAGCACCTCCTCATGGTGGACTCGCCTTCGGTTTTGATAGACTCTTGGCTATAATGAGGGGTCTTGATTCCATAAGGGATGTGATAGCTTTTCCCAAAACTCAAAAAGGGATATGCCCACTCACAGGTGCACCGGACTATGTAAGCCCAAAACAGTTAAAAGACATACATATCAAGGTGTTTGAGTAACATGTTTTCCATCAAAGATTTAAAAAACACAGTACGAGCTATGGGAGCTGTCTTTGGGGATATAGGAACCAGTCCCCTTTATGCCCTTGCGGTAGTAATTACGCTTACAAAACCAGAAAAACAGCAGGTTTTGGGGATAGTGTCTCTCATAATTTGGACGCTTATAATCCTCGTCACCATACAGTATGCGTGGTTTGCTATGAATCTCAGCATAAAGGGTGAGGGAGG
This window contains:
- the secD gene encoding protein translocase subunit SecD, whose amino-acid sequence is MKNLYLNLFALLLLVVLSVGITLFKPVNLGLDLRGGISMLLEPDMDYALSQEYERYAKDVEKKLREAGINILDVTSGKDGIKVEILDERDFDRVSQIVSKDFPRFESVKTQKGKILLKLKDREVSQLKDNVTGQIVEVLRKRIDELGVVQPIITKVSGDRVLVELPGVLDIDKARSIIGRTALLELKLVVDSGPKETLEQKLSKDTELLPSRNPQEWFLVEKTPVITGADLKTAYTSSDEFGAPAVTFELTDRGAKTFGDATEKNIGRRLAIVLDKKVMSAPVIRSRITDRGQITGQFTPEEAKELAIVLRAGALPTNVKFLQETVVGPSLGRDAIQQSIRAGMVGFLLLVALLLGRYKMAGVTANLSILLNALFLWAGLVLLGATLTLPGIAGILLNMGIAVDSNVLIFERVKEELRSGSTARKAVELGYRRSLSVVWDTHITLLIAALILFQFGSGPVKGFATTLTIGSIASFISNVYFAKFFLDLLTKFRILKI
- the aspS gene encoding aspartate--tRNA ligase, which gives rise to MLKRTKYCGQVSEEDLGKEVILCGWVHRVRNHGGVVFIDLRDREGIVQVVAEEKTHPEAYEVADSLRSEYVVAIKGVVRKRPPGTENPKLKTGYYEVFAHRIEVLNTSDPLPFPVDEDTPVSEELKLKHRYLDLRRESMKENILFRHRAYQLTRHIFIKHGFVEIETPFLTKSTPEGARDFLVPSRLHPGKFYALPQSPQLFKQILMIAGFDRYFQIVKCLRDEDLRADRQPEFTQIDFEMSFVEEEEIMSFSEELVCTLFKELLGIELKRPFDRLSYGDAMENYGSDKPDRRFGLKLVDLTDVFKNTSLKVFKDAIENGGVVKAINFKSSYLSRKEIDELTQFVQTLGAKGLAWIKVENGKLNSPIVKFLGDEELTLLVKKTDAEEGDTLFFSADARETVYKILGNLRLYISKKYELVKDNTFDVLWVVDFPLMEWDVEEGRFVSLHHPFTSPKEEDIPLLEKALKTSDVDEKKRLVHSVRARAYDLVINGYEVGGGSIRIHRRDIQEIVFKLLGISEVEAEEKFGFLLRALRYGAPPHGGLAFGFDRLLAIMRGLDSIRDVIAFPKTQKGICPLTGAPDYVSPKQLKDIHIKVFE